In Novosphingobium sp. MMS21-SN21R, a single genomic region encodes these proteins:
- the sucC gene encoding ADP-forming succinate--CoA ligase subunit beta, translated as MNVHEYQGKELLAKFGVGIPAGIAALTVEEAVAAAKQLPGPLYVVKAQIHAGGRGKGKFKELPADAKGGVRLAKSIEEVEAFAKEMLGNTLVTIQTGDAGKQVNRLYVTDGVDIAKEYYLSMVVDRASSRVAMIVSTEGGMDIEDVAHSTPEKIATITIDPAEGFMPHHGRAVGYALKLTGDLNKQAAKIAEQLYTAFVTLDCDMLEINPLVETKDGNLLVLDTKMSFDSNALYRHPDVFALRDETEEDPAEIEASKYDLAYIKLDGNIGCMVNGAGLAMATMDIIKLNGEFPANFLDVGGGATKEKVTAAFKIILKDPAVKGILVNIFGGIMKCDIIADGIVAAAKEVNLSVPLVVRLEGTNVQQGKDILANSGLPIVAANDLGDAAKKIVAEVRAVA; from the coding sequence ATGAACGTTCATGAATATCAGGGCAAGGAACTGCTTGCGAAGTTTGGCGTAGGCATTCCGGCAGGCATTGCCGCGCTGACCGTTGAAGAAGCCGTTGCCGCCGCCAAGCAGCTTCCGGGGCCGCTCTATGTCGTCAAGGCGCAGATCCATGCTGGCGGTCGCGGCAAGGGCAAGTTCAAGGAACTTCCCGCCGATGCCAAGGGCGGCGTGCGTCTCGCCAAGAGCATCGAGGAAGTCGAAGCTTTCGCCAAGGAAATGCTCGGCAACACCCTCGTTACCATCCAGACCGGCGATGCCGGCAAGCAGGTCAACCGCCTTTACGTGACCGATGGCGTTGATATCGCGAAGGAATATTACCTGTCGATGGTCGTCGATCGCGCCAGCAGCCGTGTTGCGATGATCGTCTCGACCGAAGGCGGTATGGACATCGAAGACGTCGCGCACTCGACGCCTGAAAAGATCGCCACGATCACGATCGATCCGGCAGAAGGCTTCATGCCGCACCACGGCCGCGCCGTCGGCTATGCGCTGAAGCTCACGGGTGACCTCAACAAGCAGGCTGCCAAGATTGCCGAGCAGCTCTACACTGCTTTCGTCACGCTCGATTGCGACATGCTCGAAATCAATCCGCTGGTGGAAACGAAAGACGGCAACCTGCTCGTCCTCGACACCAAGATGAGCTTCGATTCGAACGCGCTCTACCGTCACCCCGACGTTTTCGCCCTGCGCGACGAGACCGAGGAAGACCCGGCGGAAATCGAAGCGTCGAAGTATGACCTCGCCTACATCAAGCTCGACGGCAACATCGGCTGCATGGTCAACGGCGCGGGCCTGGCCATGGCAACGATGGACATCATCAAGCTGAACGGCGAATTCCCGGCCAACTTCCTCGACGTTGGCGGCGGCGCCACCAAGGAGAAGGTGACGGCAGCGTTCAAGATCATCCTCAAGGACCCTGCCGTGAAGGGCATTCTCGTCAACATCTTCGGCGGGATCATGAAGTGCGACATCATCGCCGACGGCATTGTCGCCGCGGCGAAGGAAGTGAACCTCTCGGTTCCGCTGGTCGTGCGCCTTGAAGGCACCAACGTCCAGCAGGGCAAGGACATTCTGGCAAACTCCGGCCTGCCGATCGTCGCTGCCAACGATCTCGGCGATGCCGCCAAAAAGATCGTCGCCGAAGTGCGTGCAGTCGCCTGA
- a CDS encoding 3'(2'),5'-bisphosphate nucleotidase CysQ has product MIDHDRLHQIVRQAGAMAMATWPGHGHALNVWEKTPGSPVCDADLAVDAFLKRELMALLPAAGWLSEETVDHPERLGRGLCWLVDPIDGTRDFIRGRTGWSVSVALVSEGRALIGALSAPARDEYWSAVAGQGAKRNDYTLAASRRAQLPGARVPADSLAPIDSDLITVEKPNSIALRIAMVGANEADLLATLRWGFEWDIAAATLIAREAGAAVSDAFGQPISYNKRDPRAFGLLVTAPAIHAAAVERLADRAAKLA; this is encoded by the coding sequence ATGATCGACCATGACCGCCTTCACCAGATTGTCCGCCAGGCAGGCGCCATGGCGATGGCGACATGGCCGGGCCATGGTCATGCCCTGAACGTGTGGGAAAAGACGCCGGGCAGCCCCGTGTGCGACGCGGATCTGGCGGTCGATGCCTTTCTCAAGCGCGAATTGATGGCGCTGCTGCCCGCGGCAGGGTGGCTCTCGGAAGAGACTGTCGATCACCCCGAGCGGCTGGGCCGCGGCCTGTGCTGGCTGGTCGATCCCATAGACGGCACGCGCGATTTTATCCGGGGCCGCACCGGCTGGTCGGTCTCGGTCGCGCTGGTCAGCGAAGGTCGCGCGCTGATCGGTGCGCTGAGCGCACCTGCACGCGATGAATACTGGTCGGCGGTTGCGGGGCAAGGTGCCAAGCGCAACGACTATACGCTGGCCGCCAGCCGCCGCGCGCAATTGCCCGGAGCGCGGGTGCCCGCAGACAGTCTTGCGCCCATCGATTCCGACCTGATCACGGTCGAAAAGCCCAACTCTATCGCACTGCGAATTGCCATGGTCGGCGCGAACGAGGCTGACCTTCTGGCGACACTTCGCTGGGGATTCGAATGGGACATCGCGGCTGCAACCCTGATCGCGCGCGAGGCTGGCGCCGCCGTTTCAGACGCGTTCGGGCAGCCCATTTCCTACAACAAGCGCGATCCCCGCGCGTTTGGCCTGCTGGTCACCGCGCCTGCCATCCATGCAGCGGCGGTCGAGCGACTTGCCGACCGCGCGGCGAAACTCGCCTAG
- a CDS encoding aldo/keto reductase has product MPIKPRPINGRLTNPVGLGCMSLSWAYGNRPSDEDGIHLLQRAIDIGYDHFDTARLYGLGHNETQVGTALQGRRDKVFLASKMGLFASGEKRGADCHPDTIRSELEVSLKLLQTDHIDLYYMHRRDFAVPIEDSVGAMADLVKEGKIGAIGLSEMSAETLRKAAAVHPIAAMQTEYSPWTRQAEIAVLEACRDLGTTFVAFSPVGRGVLAGGVTDPAALEEKDIRRTMPRFMDDNWPRNFALIEQFNAIAAREGVTPAQLSLAWVLSRGDHIVTIPGTGKIAHLEENIARWDWEIPVAVAAEVDALINQQTVAGHRYAGAILPTIDTEDFV; this is encoded by the coding sequence ATGCCGATCAAACCGCGCCCCATCAACGGACGACTGACCAATCCCGTCGGACTTGGCTGCATGTCGCTTAGCTGGGCCTATGGCAACCGGCCGAGCGACGAGGACGGTATCCACCTGCTCCAGCGCGCGATAGACATAGGCTACGACCACTTCGACACGGCCCGCCTTTACGGTCTGGGCCACAATGAAACGCAGGTCGGCACGGCGCTCCAAGGGCGGCGGGACAAGGTGTTCCTCGCGTCGAAGATGGGCCTTTTTGCCAGCGGCGAAAAGCGCGGGGCCGACTGCCATCCCGATACCATCCGCAGCGAACTCGAAGTCTCGCTCAAGCTGCTGCAGACCGACCACATCGACCTCTACTACATGCACCGCCGCGATTTTGCAGTTCCGATCGAGGATTCGGTGGGCGCCATGGCCGACCTCGTGAAGGAAGGGAAGATCGGCGCAATCGGCCTGTCCGAGATGTCGGCAGAGACATTGCGCAAGGCGGCGGCCGTCCATCCCATTGCCGCGATGCAGACAGAATATTCGCCCTGGACCCGCCAGGCTGAAATTGCCGTGCTTGAGGCTTGCCGTGATCTTGGCACGACTTTCGTGGCGTTCTCGCCGGTCGGGCGCGGCGTGCTGGCGGGCGGGGTCACCGATCCCGCCGCGCTTGAGGAAAAGGACATCCGCCGCACGATGCCGCGCTTTATGGACGATAACTGGCCCCGGAATTTCGCGCTGATCGAGCAATTCAATGCCATTGCCGCGCGTGAGGGCGTCACCCCTGCGCAATTGTCGCTGGCATGGGTGCTTTCGCGCGGTGACCACATCGTCACCATCCCCGGAACCGGCAAGATCGCGCATCTTGAAGAGAACATCGCGCGCTGGGATTGGGAAATACCGGTCGCCGTCGCAGCGGAAGTCGATGCGCTGATCAACCAGCAGACCGTGGCGGGGCACCGCTATGCCGGGGCGATCCTGCCGACGATCGATACCGAGGATTTTGTCTAG
- a CDS encoding OmpA family protein: MKIRRVMMSSLCAVSLVSLSACVTDPNTGERKVSRTAIGGIGGALGGALLGGLIGGKTGRIVGAGIGGVAGGVIGYQKDKQIKELREQTAGTGIDVSETDGGNAILVNLPNGVTFDVDSSSVKPAFGATLDRVAQSLVQYPNSLIDVYGHTDSTGSDTYNQALSERRARAVADYLTSRGVGYARIRSQGYGESQPIASNDTEQGRSANRRVEIKIVPISQDDVNSARSGQ, encoded by the coding sequence ATGAAAATTCGTCGTGTAATGATGTCGAGCCTTTGCGCAGTGTCGCTGGTCAGCCTGTCTGCCTGCGTTACCGATCCGAACACGGGTGAACGCAAGGTATCCCGCACTGCCATCGGCGGTATCGGCGGCGCACTTGGCGGTGCCCTGCTGGGCGGGTTGATCGGCGGCAAGACCGGGCGCATCGTCGGCGCAGGCATTGGCGGCGTTGCAGGCGGCGTTATCGGTTACCAGAAAGACAAACAGATCAAGGAACTGCGCGAACAGACCGCAGGCACCGGGATTGATGTCAGCGAAACTGACGGCGGCAACGCCATTCTCGTCAATCTGCCGAACGGCGTCACCTTCGATGTCGACAGTTCGTCGGTAAAGCCCGCCTTCGGCGCGACGCTCGACCGTGTTGCCCAGTCGCTGGTGCAATATCCCAACTCGCTGATCGACGTCTATGGCCACACCGATTCGACCGGGTCGGATACCTACAACCAGGCTTTGTCGGAACGCCGTGCCCGCGCAGTTGCCGATTACCTCACCTCGCGCGGCGTCGGCTATGCCCGAATCCGCAGCCAGGGTTATGGCGAATCGCAGCCGATTGCTTCGAACGATACCGAACAGGGCCGTTCGGCCAATCGCCGCGTTGAAATCAAGATCGTTCCGATCAGCCAGGATGATGTGAACTCGGCCCGCAGCGGCCAGTAA
- a CDS encoding hemolysin family protein, whose amino-acid sequence MTPYPWSDVLLILGLVVLNGLFSMSELAIVSARPARLKVAAEEGSKGAKVALELAADPGKFLSTVQIGITLVGIIAGAYSGSSLGGPTAERLVVWGVPERFADDIGFAIVIAITTYLSLVVGELVPKQLALRAAEPIAKIAAPAMAMMSRVTAPFVWTLDKSSGLLIRMMGLKAGSDQEVTAEELHMIFAEATRSGVIEEEERALMSGIMRLAERPVREVMTPRTELHWIERRAPEIELRAAIEDSPHSLLLVADGSVDKIVGVVKVRDVLSTLLRGRKVQLGRLMKKPAIVPDQLDTMDALTMIQQAEVAVALVHDEYGHLEGIVTPADLLAAIAGNFVGHGDAGDEPMVIERVDGSLLISGALPADALADRLCIDLPDDREFATTAGYCLSVLKRLPGEGEHFHDQGWRFEVVDMDGRKIDKLLVSRSKAALVTAVEADG is encoded by the coding sequence GTGACACCTTATCCTTGGTCTGATGTTCTGCTGATACTGGGCCTTGTTGTGCTCAACGGCTTGTTTTCCATGTCGGAACTGGCGATCGTCTCGGCGCGCCCAGCGCGGTTGAAGGTGGCGGCAGAGGAAGGCAGCAAGGGCGCGAAAGTCGCGCTGGAGCTTGCTGCCGACCCCGGAAAATTTCTCTCGACCGTGCAAATCGGCATAACCCTGGTCGGCATCATCGCCGGTGCCTACTCGGGGTCGAGCCTTGGCGGGCCTACCGCCGAGCGCCTGGTCGTCTGGGGCGTGCCCGAACGCTTTGCCGACGACATCGGTTTTGCCATCGTCATTGCGATCACCACCTACCTCAGCCTCGTGGTCGGCGAATTGGTGCCCAAGCAGCTGGCTTTGCGCGCGGCTGAACCGATTGCCAAGATTGCCGCGCCCGCCATGGCGATGATGTCGCGCGTGACCGCGCCGTTCGTGTGGACGCTCGACAAATCATCCGGCCTGCTGATCCGCATGATGGGGTTAAAGGCGGGGTCGGATCAGGAAGTTACCGCCGAGGAACTCCACATGATCTTTGCCGAGGCCACGCGGTCCGGCGTGATCGAGGAGGAAGAGCGCGCATTGATGAGCGGCATCATGCGGCTGGCCGAGCGCCCGGTACGAGAAGTGATGACCCCGCGCACCGAGCTCCACTGGATCGAGCGCCGGGCACCTGAAATCGAACTGCGAGCCGCCATCGAGGACAGCCCCCATTCGCTGCTGCTGGTGGCGGACGGGTCGGTCGACAAGATCGTCGGCGTGGTGAAAGTGCGCGATGTGCTCTCGACGCTGCTCCGGGGCCGCAAGGTGCAGTTGGGACGGCTGATGAAGAAGCCCGCAATCGTGCCCGACCAGCTCGACACGATGGATGCGCTGACCATGATCCAGCAGGCCGAAGTGGCGGTCGCACTGGTGCATGACGAATACGGCCACCTTGAGGGCATCGTGACGCCCGCCGACCTGCTCGCCGCAATTGCGGGCAATTTCGTCGGCCATGGCGATGCGGGCGACGAACCGATGGTGATCGAGCGCGTGGATGGTTCGCTACTCATATCGGGCGCGCTGCCTGCCGATGCTCTGGCCGACCGCCTATGTATCGACCTGCCCGACGACCGCGAATTTGCGACGACGGCGGGGTATTGCCTGTCGGTGCTCAAGCGCCTGCCGGGTGAAGGCGAACACTTCCACGATCAGGGATGGCGCTTCGAAGTGGTCGACATGGACGGCCGCAAGATCGACAAGCTGCTGGTGAGCAGAAGCAAGGCCGCTCTGGTGACTGCGGTTGAGGCGGACGGGTAA
- a CDS encoding glutamate synthase subunit beta: MGKATGFLEIDRKDRSYDAPSERLKHYREFVIPHDDAGLKGQAARCMNCGIPYCHNGCPVNNQIPDWNHLVYENDWREAVDNLHSTNNFPEFTGRICPAPCEAACTLNIVDQPVTIKSIECAIVDRGWKEGWIEPQVPAKKTGKSVAIVGSGPAGMAAAQQLARAGHSVTVFEKNDRIGGLLRYGIPDFKMEKTHINRRAMQMEAEGVQFRTGVEVGVTVSFASLQENFDAVVLSGGAEDPRGLGIPGAELPGVRMAMEFLTQQNKRNAGDDELRAAPRGSLLATGKHVVVIGGGDTGSDCVGTSNRQGAASVTQLEIMPKPPEKEDKALSWPNWPLKLRTSSSHEEGCEREFAVLTKRVVGENDVAGLECVRVEWVNGKMEEVAGSEFVIKADLIFLAMGFLGPRKQGLLEQAGVELDPRGNVKGNVTDYKTSVENVFACGDMRRGQSLVVWAIREGRQCARAVDEALMGVTQLPR, from the coding sequence ATGGGCAAGGCAACCGGCTTTCTCGAAATCGACCGCAAGGACCGCAGCTACGATGCGCCTTCGGAGCGGCTGAAGCACTACCGCGAATTCGTCATCCCGCATGACGATGCAGGCCTCAAGGGGCAGGCGGCGCGCTGCATGAACTGCGGCATTCCGTACTGTCACAACGGCTGCCCGGTGAACAACCAGATCCCCGACTGGAACCACCTGGTCTATGAAAACGACTGGCGCGAAGCCGTCGACAATCTCCATTCGACCAACAACTTCCCGGAATTCACCGGCCGGATCTGCCCCGCCCCGTGCGAGGCGGCTTGCACGCTGAATATTGTCGACCAGCCGGTCACCATCAAGTCGATCGAATGCGCCATCGTCGATCGCGGGTGGAAAGAGGGCTGGATCGAGCCGCAGGTGCCGGCGAAGAAGACCGGCAAGTCGGTCGCCATCGTTGGCTCCGGCCCCGCAGGAATGGCTGCTGCCCAGCAGCTTGCACGCGCTGGTCATTCGGTGACGGTGTTCGAGAAGAACGACCGAATCGGCGGGCTGCTGCGCTACGGCATTCCTGACTTCAAGATGGAAAAGACCCACATCAACCGCCGCGCGATGCAGATGGAGGCCGAAGGCGTCCAGTTCCGCACCGGGGTGGAAGTGGGCGTAACCGTTTCCTTTGCCAGCTTGCAGGAAAACTTCGACGCAGTCGTGCTTTCCGGCGGCGCGGAAGACCCGCGCGGCCTCGGCATTCCCGGCGCTGAGCTTCCCGGCGTGCGCATGGCGATGGAATTCCTGACCCAGCAGAACAAGCGCAATGCAGGCGACGATGAACTGCGCGCCGCCCCGCGCGGCTCGCTGCTCGCCACCGGCAAGCACGTTGTGGTCATCGGCGGCGGCGATACCGGCTCGGACTGCGTCGGCACCTCGAACCGTCAGGGCGCGGCATCGGTCACCCAGCTTGAAATCATGCCGAAGCCTCCTGAAAAGGAAGACAAGGCGCTGTCATGGCCCAACTGGCCGCTCAAGTTGCGCACCTCGTCGAGCCACGAAGAAGGCTGCGAGCGCGAGTTTGCGGTGCTGACCAAGCGAGTCGTCGGTGAAAACGATGTCGCCGGTCTCGAATGCGTCCGCGTCGAGTGGGTGAATGGCAAGATGGAGGAAGTCGCTGGCAGCGAATTCGTCATCAAGGCCGATCTGATCTTCCTCGCGATGGGCTTCCTCGGTCCGCGCAAGCAGGGTCTGCTCGAACAGGCCGGTGTCGAACTTGACCCGCGCGGCAACGTCAAGGGCAACGTCACCGACTACAAGACCAGCGTCGAGAACGTTTTCGCATGTGGCGACATGCGTCGCGGCCAGAGCCTCGTCGTATGGGCGATCCGCGAAGGCCGCCAGTGCGCCCGCGCCGTGGACGAAGCATTGATGGGTGTGACCCAGCTGCCGCGCTGA